TGAAGGTTGAGAGATTTTAAAGGAGGTGTTTCCACTTCCTCACCAGGGAGTTCAAAAATCGTACCCGGTTCGGCACCTGTCTTACAAGCGTCTACGAGAATGAGCTCCTCTGCATCCCCGATTTGAAAGGCAACATCCATACCTGCGGTTCCACCATCTGCCAAACGTACACCTGGGGGAACGCCAAGTTCCCACAATTTGCGGATCAGCATGGGACCCGCTCCATCATCGCTGCGGAGCAAATTGCCGCATCCAATAATGACGGTCACTTGGATTCCCCCTTCTGCGAACGTAACCTGTTCAATAAGCGATCCGCCATTGTAAATTATAACGTCACCGTCCCTTAGATCTTTATAACCTCGTATTTTGCCAATTCTTTATGTGTCTTAACATCGTAAGCATGAACGGTGCAAACGAGACACGAATCGTAGCTTTGCGCAATGTGAGCCAGTTCGACCGGGTCTTCGGGATTTTTGACGGGTGTGCCAATCATCGCCGTTTCAATGGGACCACGCTGACCGTGACGATCCCGCGGCCCAATATTCCACGCTGTCGGCGTTACGACTTGATAATTTTCAATTTTTCCGTCTTTAATTTGAATCCAGTCGGCCAAGGATCCACGGGCTGCTTCAGTGGCACCAAAGCCGCGCCCTTCAGGAAGTTCTTGGGGCTTAACATAAAATTTTTCATTTAAATCAATCTGGTTAAGCCATTCCTTCATACGCAGGTAGTACTTCGCAGCTTCGTGCAAGCGTGCCAGCACACGCACCATCACACTCGGTCCGATTTCCTTGATGATATTTAAAAAGAGAGGATCGTCATCTTGCCATTCTTCCGCACCTGGACGCCCGGCGATCACTTGACGGGCCAGTGGTCCAACCTCCAGCGGAATCTCTCCTACACCCGGAAGGTCGTACCGGGGCGCCTTGGCCCACGTATACTTCCCTTCTTTTTTCCCGTCAGCGGGATCAATGGGATCGGTCACGCCTTCAAACGGGTGGAAAGAGCCGCCGCCTCGGTAGAAAGAGTTTGTGTGGTCTTCCCGCACGCGGGCTTGGTCAAAATCGTGATAGTCCTTACCGTCATATACCCCGGCTCGGGCAATCAACGCTGCATTCCGCCCCTCAATGGTCGGATAGCGATACTTTTGCGGATGGAAGAAATTCCCCATTGCCAGATAACGGCCCGGACCTGCTCCATATTTGTCCAAGCCGATCTCCATACTGTAACGAATGAATAAACCTAGGTCGGAATCGCGATGCTCCGGTTTTTCATCGAGCCACTCAAGGACGTCTGACCAGG
The genomic region above belongs to Caldalkalibacillus uzonensis and contains:
- a CDS encoding hydrogenase maturation protease, producing MTVIIGCGNLLRSDDGAGPMLIRKLWELGVPPGVRLADGGTAGMDVAFQIGDAEELILVDACKTGAEPGTIFELPGEEVETPPLKSLNLHDFRWDHAIAMGRWLLKDRFPKKVTVFLIEAENLSHGFGLSPTVESAMERLAKALLQRLGGKGNED
- a CDS encoding nickel-dependent hydrogenase large subunit; amino-acid sequence: MTSNKMELKVHSLGRVEGDLDVRVAVEDGVVVDAWTEATMFRGFELILKGKDPQAGLIVTPRICGICGGSHLTKSVYALDTAWSTEVPPNATLIRNLAQAAETIQSIPRWFYALFAIGLTHQNYASSKMYDEVVRRWAPFEGEHYEIGVVVSAKPVEIYAIFGGQWPHSSFMVPGGVVSAPTLSDITRSISILEYYRETWLEKILLGCSVERWLENKTWSDVLEWLDEKPEHRDSDLGLFIRYSMEIGLDKYGAGPGRYLAMGNFFHPQKYRYPTIEGRNAALIARAGVYDGKDYHDFDQARVREDHTNSFYRGGGSFHPFEGVTDPIDPADGKKEGKYTWAKAPRYDLPGVGEIPLEVGPLARQVIAGRPGAEEWQDDDPLFLNIIKEIGPSVMVRVLARLHEAAKYYLRMKEWLNQIDLNEKFYVKPQELPEGRGFGATEAARGSLADWIQIKDGKIENYQVVTPTAWNIGPRDRHGQRGPIETAMIGTPVKNPEDPVELAHIAQSYDSCLVCTVHAYDVKTHKELAKYEVIKI